One stretch of Shewanella sp. Arc9-LZ DNA includes these proteins:
- a CDS encoding DNA-binding response regulator translates to MKILLAEDQAMVRGALAALLTLACDSLNEIEIVEVEDGDKAMQQLKTDSFDLLLTDIEMPGKSGLELSQWLQQQRSQTKVIILTTFGRAGYIKRALEYGVGGFLLKDAPSDDLINAIKQVMAGKRVIDPELAFTAIGEIDPLNDKERRALRLASEGLSTSDIASQLFIAEGTVRNYLSEAISKLNASNRIDAARIAKQKGWL, encoded by the coding sequence ATGAAAATTCTATTAGCCGAAGATCAAGCGATGGTAAGAGGCGCCCTCGCCGCGTTGCTCACATTAGCGTGTGATAGCTTAAATGAAATAGAGATTGTCGAAGTCGAAGACGGCGATAAAGCGATGCAACAACTTAAAACAGATTCATTTGACCTGTTGCTCACCGACATTGAAATGCCTGGAAAATCAGGTTTAGAGCTGAGCCAATGGTTACAACAACAGCGCAGCCAGACCAAAGTGATTATTTTGACCACCTTTGGTCGAGCAGGTTATATCAAACGCGCATTAGAATACGGTGTCGGTGGTTTTTTATTAAAAGACGCTCCGTCTGATGACTTAATTAATGCGATTAAACAAGTGATGGCGGGTAAACGGGTTATCGATCCAGAATTAGCTTTTACCGCTATTGGTGAAATAGACCCTCTCAACGACAAAGAAAGACGTGCATTGCGCCTGGCAAGCGAAGGCTTATCAACCAGCGATATTGCCAGTCAGTTGTTTATTGCAGAAGGCACAGTACGAAACTATTTATCGGAAGCCATCAGCAAACTCAATGCCAGTAACCGAATTGATGCTGCCAGAATCGCCAAGCAAAAGGGTTGGTTGTAA